TGTGTGACAATCCATACAGTTTTTTGCCTGAACAGTCAGTTTGCCGTGATGCAGAAGCGCCGCAGCCTCTTCATTGCTCCACTCTTTACCGAAGAAAGGCTCTTTTTCACCGATTACCGGCACCTCGTGACCACGTTTGTCGTCCATTACATAGTCAATATGGTAGTTGATGACCGAAGCTGCCGGAATACGCTTTTTAATCCCTTTCGCCAGATCCTCATCGCTTCCCATACTGATCTGCCCCATCGTGTTGAACGTCAGCCAGATAAGCAATACGGTCGCCGTTCCTGTGACCCATGCAGCCGAACGACGCCAGAACCGTATGCTCGTCCAGACCGAAGCACTCTTCTTGCTCATCACTCCTCCTTTAATTTATTGGTTGACTATCTTCCGCCGATTCATAGCGTTTTTCCGACTCCTCCACAAGATAAAAGTACAAATGTGGCGCAATGAGATAGATCATCATTGCCACCGTCAGTACTTTTGCCGTGAAAGGGTTGCTGTGAATCCGTATCGAAAGATCGTACAAACTGTAAGCCTGCAATATCCAGAATATATAGCCGAAAGGCTGCCATTTCCTGGGAACAAACCCCATTTTGGACAAGGTGATCAACGCAGCATAACCGACTCCGAACACAAGAACCAGCGTCGCTACGATGAATATTCCCAAAAACTCATCCGGTGCCAGCTGAGGCATATAGATGACCGTTTCCATGACACTCCTTTCTTAAAAGTCCTTTTTAAAAGTGACTTTTCAATATACCCGGATAAGGCATGGAGATATTATGACAATATTTATCGTTGATCGGATTGACATGCATCAAGAAAATGCGTTTTTTTTGTTGTTTTGAAGATGAAGAGAAATTTTCAGAATTTTTTAATCAAAGCAGCCGGGATCCCAAAACATGGGGTTTGGATAAATTATCGATTTTTGTAGGGAATACAGCGGGCGGCAAAAAAAGGACGGACATAGGCATCGGATACAAAATTGTCACCTTCCAATCTCCATCCGCTGGATTTTTTCAAAATCAAAGACTGTGCTCCTTTGCGCACCATTCGGCTTTCACAGATGATCGGCTCCCCCTTTTCGAAAGCCTCTTTCACCTCTTTCATTCGGGTAGTGGTAACCCAGTAATGCGCGCCGATCGCCAGGGCGAGAAAGAGCGCAACCGAAGTCAAACCGGTTTTTTTGGCATTTTTTCCCATAAAAGGCCGTGTTGTTACGAAAAGTGTCACCAAAAGAATGATTGCAGCCAGTATAAGATAGGCACCTTCAATATAAAAAAAATTTCCCATTTTTTAACCTCACCTTGAATCTACGATATTAATCTACTAATATTATCAAAATAGGGAAACCAAACATTGACCTATGTCAATTGCTTCATGTCATCTAAACTGTTTCTCAGTCACAAATCCCTATACTTTTCCATTCAGTTATATGTTTTAAGGAAACAGTTTGGATGTAATTCTTACCCTGGTTTTCAGTATCGTGATGCTTTTTTTCATGATTTTTCCTGCCATGAAAATCACGGAATGGATCGATACACGCTTTCCGATTCCCCGGAAACTCTACACGCCGGTGATGCTGACAATAGTTGTGCTTCTATCCCTTTGTATCGGACTTTTTTTAAAATTTGCATGAAAGAAAACGGAAACAGAAAATCATGATGAAAAAACTGAAAAAATTTTACCTCTTCAGACACATGAGTGAAGAGAAGCTTGCCCGGCTCGAGGAGATTTCCAACATCGTCGAATACAAAAAAGGGACCATCCTCTTCTTCGAAGGTGACGAAGCAAAAAATATGATCGTGCTTATCGATGGCATCCTGCAGGTTTACAAAACGGACCAGAAGGGAAACAAGGTGATTTTGCACCATTTCTTCCCCATCGATGTTATCGCCGAAATCGTCAATCTCGAACATATGCGTTATCCGGCCTCGGCAGAGTTCGAAACGGACGGCAGGGCGCTTGTGATCAACTACGAACTTTTCGAAAAGGAATTTCTCAAAGATCCGGAAGTCTCCTTTGCATTCATCAAATCGCTTTCGAAGAAGATCAAATATCTCGAAAACGTCATTGCCACCAACATGGTGATGAATTCGACGGCACGGGTTGCCAAATTCATCTGCGAACACGGTCATGAAATCTCATCTTTGAAAAAGAGCATGATCGCCGCTGATTTGAACATGACTCCCGAAACGCTTTCGCGCATATTGAAAAAGCTTTCGACACTCGGCCTTATCGAAAAGAAAAAAGACGAAATTATCGTTCTGGACAAAGAGGGGCTTGAAACCTTCTATCTGTAACAATTTCGTTATTCGGATAAGGGCAGTTTTTCAGATTGTTTGCTTTCTATTGTTCCGGTATCGATTCTGCCTCTTTTTTTCTTGGAACAAAACCTTACTCAATATTCCCACTGCAAACAACGTTTTCAAACATTCTATCGGGCTCACTAAAAATTCTTAAACCGTCTCTTTAGTTGTATTTCTGACTTTTATCAATTTCATTGACCAATATCAAGAATAATTCAGGCGGACTTCTGTAGAATTATTTTGTGTTGGAATCCTAGTGTCCAGACTCAAGAAATATTTAATCAAATATTTCTGGGCTCTGGGCGCTTGGTGATTCCAGAAACGTGCAAATTTATTAGGAGGTAAATATGTCATCTATGTCACGACGTGACTTCCTCAAGAGTGCAGCGGCCGCAACGGCTGCCAGCGCGGTGGGGATGTCTGTTCCTAGCGAAGTAGAGGCCGAAGCCAATTCTGCTGAAGCAGGATGGCGATGGGACAAGGCGGTCTGCCGCTTCTGTGGTACCGGATGCGGTATTATGGTTGCAACCAAAGACGGTAAAATCGTTGCCGTCAAAGGCGACCCTGCGGCACCGGTCAATCGCGGTCTGAACTGTATCAAAGGATACTTCAACGCGAAAATCATGTACGGTGCCGACCGTCTGACCGTGCCGCTACTGCGGATGGATGAAAAGGGCAATTTCGACAAACATGGAAAATTCCGCCCTGTCAGCTGGAAGCGCGCTTTCGACGAAATGGAAAAGCATATCCGCAAAGCGCTCAAAGAGGGTGGTCCGGAAGCGGTCGCGGTATTCGCATCCGGTCAGTATACGATTCAGGAAGGGTATGCCGCCCATAAAATGATGAAAGCGGGATTCCGCTCCAACGCGATCGACCCCAACGCTCGCCACTGTATGGCATCGGCGGTTGTCGGTTTCTTCCAGACATTTGGTATCGACGAACCGTCCGGATGTTACGACGACATCGAAATCACCGACACGATCGTCACCTGGGGTGCGAACATGGCGGAAATGCACCCGATTCTGTGGGCGCGCGTCACCGACCGTAAACTCTCCGATCCCGATCGCGTCAAAGTCGTCAACATCTCAACCTATCGACACCGATGTTCCGACCTGGCCGATATGGAAATCATCTTCCGACCGGGTTCCGACCTGGCGATGTGGAACTATCTCGCACGCGAAATCGTCTACAACCATCCGGAAGTGATCGACTGGGATTTCGTCAAAAAACACATCATTTTTGCCACCGGTTTCGTCGAGACAGGTTACGGAATGCGCATGCCCGACGAAGCGAAAAAACTGGGTTACAGCGACAAAGAACTCGAAACGATCAAACAGGAAGCCAATCATACCGTTTCCGAAAGAGAAGCTCCGGGTCTCGCACCGCTGGGCTACAAAGCGGGCGACAACATGAAAATGGTTCACCGCGGCCATGCACTCGGACACTGGGAGATCAGCTTCGAAGAGTTCAAAAAAGGCCTCGAGCCCTACACACTCGACTATGTCGCAAGCGTTGCAAAAGGCGATCCCGACGAAAGTATCGAATCGTTCAAGAAAAAACTTGAAACGCTCCGTGATCTTTACATCGACAAGAGCCGAAAGATGGTCAGCTTCTGGACGATGGGTATGAACCAGCACTATCGGGGTTCCTGGGTCAACGAGCAGTCCTATATGGTCCACTTCCTTCTTGGAAAGCAGGCCAAGCCGGGCATGGGAGCTTTCTCGCTGACCGGTCAGCCTTCTGCTTGCGGTACGGCACGCGAAGTCGGTACCTTTACCCACCGTCTGCCGGCCGACATGCTGGTCAAGATTCCAAAACACCGAAAGATCGCGGAAAAAATCTGGAAAATTCCGGAAGGTACGATCAACCCGGTCGGTTATCAGCACATCATGAATATCCACCGCCAGATCGAAAGTGGAAAGATCAAGTTCGCCTGGGTCAATGTCTGCAACGCCTACCACGATTCCGCCAACGCCAACCATTGGATCAAAGCGGCGCGCGAAAAAGATGTCTTCATCGTCACGTCCGACGGATACCCGGGTATTTCGGCAAAAGTCTCCGACCTGGTCCTTCCTTCTGCGATGATCTACGAAAAATGGGGCGCCTACGGAAACGCCGAACGACGAACGCAGCACTGGCGGCAGCAGGTTCTTCCCGTCGGTGACGCCATGAGCGACACGTGGCAGTGGGTCGAACTCTCCAAACGCTTCACTGTCAAAGACCTGTGGGGCGAATGGACCATCAAAGGCGGCAAAAAGCTGCCCAACGTCATCGAAAAAGCGAAGAAGATGGGCTACAAAGAGGACACAACGATGTTCGAGATTCTCTTCGCCAACGACTATTATAGAAGCTTCAAAGCCGACGACCCGATCATGGAAGGGTTCGACAACTCCGAAGTTTTCGGCGACAGCCGCAACGTTGTCGGCAGCGACGGCAAAGTCTTCAAAGGATACGGATTCTTCATCCAAAAAGCGCTCTGGGAAGAGTATCGCAAATTCGGTATCGGACACGGACACGACCTGGCCGATTTCGATACCTACCACCGTGTACGCGGTCTGCGCTGGCCTGTCGTCAACGGAAAAGATACGCCCTGGCGCTTCAACGTCAAATACGACCCGTATGCGCGAAAACATGCGAAACCGGGAGAAGAGTTCGCCTTCTACGGACCGGCGCTCAAAACAATCAAACGGGGTAACCTCAAGAAAATCGATCCGAAGGCGGGCAAGATTCATCTTCCGAACAAAGCGAAGATCTTCTTCCGCCCCTATCTGGATCCGACCGAACAGCCGGATAAAGAGTACGATACCTGGCTCTGTACGGGTCGTGTTATCGAACACTGGCATTCCGGTACGATGACAATGCGTGTTCCCGAACTCTTCCGTGCGATGCCGGAGGCGTTCTGCTACATGAACCCCAAAGATGCGAAAGCCAAAGGCTTCAAAGACGGCGATCTCGTCTGGATCGAGAGTCGACGCGGCAAAGTCAAAGCCCACATCCAGACACGCGGACGGAACCGACCGCCCAGAGGGCTGGTCTTCGTACCCTGGTTCGACGAGCGCGTCTTCATCAACAAGGTGTGCCTCGACCATACGTGTCCGATGTCCAAACAGACCGACTACAAAAAGTGTGCGGTCAAAATATACAAAGCGTAAACCGCTTCGTCGCCGGGAGAGCTGCTCCCGGCCGAATCACCAACCTCGAGAGGGTTGAAATTTCAATGGAAAAAGGTGGATTGAGTCTTTGAACACTCAAAATCCGAAAAAAGAGAACAAACCCAAAATCACCGAAAGACGGCGTTTTCTGACCATCATGGCGCAAAGCGTCGGACTCTCGGCGCTGGGCGGTATCGTCTGGATGGGGTAT
This genomic interval from Hydrogenimonas urashimensis contains the following:
- the napA gene encoding nitrate reductase catalytic subunit NapA is translated as MSSMSRRDFLKSAAAATAASAVGMSVPSEVEAEANSAEAGWRWDKAVCRFCGTGCGIMVATKDGKIVAVKGDPAAPVNRGLNCIKGYFNAKIMYGADRLTVPLLRMDEKGNFDKHGKFRPVSWKRAFDEMEKHIRKALKEGGPEAVAVFASGQYTIQEGYAAHKMMKAGFRSNAIDPNARHCMASAVVGFFQTFGIDEPSGCYDDIEITDTIVTWGANMAEMHPILWARVTDRKLSDPDRVKVVNISTYRHRCSDLADMEIIFRPGSDLAMWNYLAREIVYNHPEVIDWDFVKKHIIFATGFVETGYGMRMPDEAKKLGYSDKELETIKQEANHTVSEREAPGLAPLGYKAGDNMKMVHRGHALGHWEISFEEFKKGLEPYTLDYVASVAKGDPDESIESFKKKLETLRDLYIDKSRKMVSFWTMGMNQHYRGSWVNEQSYMVHFLLGKQAKPGMGAFSLTGQPSACGTAREVGTFTHRLPADMLVKIPKHRKIAEKIWKIPEGTINPVGYQHIMNIHRQIESGKIKFAWVNVCNAYHDSANANHWIKAAREKDVFIVTSDGYPGISAKVSDLVLPSAMIYEKWGAYGNAERRTQHWRQQVLPVGDAMSDTWQWVELSKRFTVKDLWGEWTIKGGKKLPNVIEKAKKMGYKEDTTMFEILFANDYYRSFKADDPIMEGFDNSEVFGDSRNVVGSDGKVFKGYGFFIQKALWEEYRKFGIGHGHDLADFDTYHRVRGLRWPVVNGKDTPWRFNVKYDPYARKHAKPGEEFAFYGPALKTIKRGNLKKIDPKAGKIHLPNKAKIFFRPYLDPTEQPDKEYDTWLCTGRVIEHWHSGTMTMRVPELFRAMPEAFCYMNPKDAKAKGFKDGDLVWIESRRGKVKAHIQTRGRNRPPRGLVFVPWFDERVFINKVCLDHTCPMSKQTDYKKCAVKIYKA
- a CDS encoding c-type cytochrome, whose product is MSKKSASVWTSIRFWRRSAAWVTGTATVLLIWLTFNTMGQISMGSDEDLAKGIKKRIPAASVINYHIDYVMDDKRGHEVPVIGEKEPFFGKEWSNEEAAALLHHGKLTVQAKNCMDCHTLLGNGAYFAPDLTKAWLDPKWNDGTMTGITGKESKEEAMAEFLMHPSQYPTHARMMPNLGITKDEAIAVVAFLKHMSAIDTNGFPRNFSQNAKRLAGGTHAH
- a CDS encoding Crp/Fnr family transcriptional regulator → MMKKLKKFYLFRHMSEEKLARLEEISNIVEYKKGTILFFEGDEAKNMIVLIDGILQVYKTDQKGNKVILHHFFPIDVIAEIVNLEHMRYPASAEFETDGRALVINYELFEKEFLKDPEVSFAFIKSLSKKIKYLENVIATNMVMNSTARVAKFICEHGHEISSLKKSMIAADLNMTPETLSRILKKLSTLGLIEKKKDEIIVLDKEGLETFYL